TGCATTCGGCGTGCGTAACGAAATGTTCTCCGGCACCGGTTGATGTTTCAGGTGGTAAAGAAGGAGGAGACTGGGACCATCCACGTCATCAAACAGAGGCAGCTGCACCtcagctgtgacatcatcagtctgAGTGTGAGCGCCCCCGCCGTGTGACGTCGTGTCGTTGGATTGGCCTCACATGAAGCTAGCTCGTGGGGTAGCACCCGGGACTCTTTAGCAACATGCTAAACCGTACATGACAGCATTGATCACTTTGTACCGGCACATTTTACAGTGTGCATGAATTGCATAGGGGCTGCAGATGTAAATTAGCTTTAAGCTAACTCTGGTAAAATGCATCAAATGgagacatttatgtttttttattgtactttgtcttttacaaataaacaaaaagcaaaagtaaCAGCAGGACAAATAAGacaagttttttttccttcttattTGGCCAAACTAGTTAGatcagttgccccccccccctcctcgttaTTGTGAGGTTCCACGTCTTTAGATGTGTCTCTGCAGTGGATCAACAGTCGGACCCTGGTGCTGGTCGACAGCCACGAGAAGCTGCAGGTGGCGGACCGGCCCAGTCAGGAGGTTTTGGAGACTCTGGACTTGGAGCAGGTGCAGCTGGTCTACAACAGCCGTCATTTCAAGTCGCTGGCCACTGGGGGGAACGTGTCCCAGGCTCTGGtgagggcgggggcgggggcgggagTGGAGTGTGAGATGACTGGTCGAAAGGGGCCTTTGACGTGAACGTGATTGTGATGATGAACGCGTCACTGTGACGTATTCCGTTTCAGGAAACGCCGGCGTTCCCTTTTACATCCACGGCCCGCCACCATGTTTGGAGTCTTTATCAAACTAAAATCTGACGTTTGCTTCCAGGCTTTGGTGGGAGAAAAGGCGTGCTACCAGTCCGTCTCCAGCTACGCAGGACAGATCGTCTATTTGGGCACGAAGGTAgtgtattcagtgtgtgtgtgtgtgtgtgtgtgtgtgtgtaaaaggaatttcccttttaaatgaatgtaaatcctGTTAATCTGTTCTCCGGACCCAGAAACTCGTTTAAAACATCTTTTTTATGGGTTTATGTCTGGCGGAAATATAGATGCTAAAATAAAACCTAATGATTGTGCACTTTTCCGTTTGTTATTGAAAGTGAGTGGCGCAGGTAGAGGAGGAAGACTCCGCCCTAAAAAGAGTTCACAAAGAGGAACGTTGAGAACAACGCATCccttcttctctctttccaACATAAACGAGACGAATAATTAGCCCGTCAGCGTTTCACCACCTGAACTGCGCCCCGTTCTCTTGTCTTGCAGTCGGCTCACATTATGACTCTGAGGAACTGGAGGGAGGTACGTACGGAATGTTTGCTTCTGTTCATTCAACAAGAGCAGAAGCAACAAAAGCAGCCAAAGTCGAAGTCTTTCCGCTGGAGGCGATTTCGACCGGCGGCTTGTCTCTGTGTCCAGCGCATCGACTGCATGCTGAAGCAGGAGCATTTCGTCCAGGCGCTCTCCCTGGCCTGGTCTTTCCACGAGGGAACTGCCAAGGCCGTTCTCGGTGGGTAGAAAAGCATCAGTCGAATCCGCCGACGCGTTGAAGACGGGAGAAATCgggagacctttttttttttttttttcttcttcttcttccagggCTGTTTGGAGATCCGGCGAAAAGGAAGCGAGTGGTAGCCGACAAGGTGAGGACGGAAAGGACGCCGCGTCGAGTCGGCGTACGGCGGACTCTGACggtctccgtctctgcagaTGGTCGAGATCGTTTTCCAGTTTGCCGAGTTCGCTTTGAAGAAGTGTCCAGAACATGGAAAGATCCAAGTGATGGAGCAACACTTCCACGTAAGGACTCGAGTCGCGCCGCGGGTGCAGACGCGGGCTGACCCTCCATCTCGCTCTGTTGCGTTTAGGATCTGGTCCCGTTCATGGTGGACCactgcctgctgctgcagaggccgTAAGTACCGGCGCCCACAGGTTCGTCACAACCGTGAGGATGAGACGCACGATTATATAATAACCCAGTAGGGGGCGATCTGGAGCACGCAAAGAACACCCTGCTGTTCCGTAAAGGGCGAGAAACAAAAACGTGTCAGGCTGCAGCAAATCCAGAAGAGCGTGATCAGACATGACGGCAAGAAAAACTGGCTGAAACGGAGGTCTTTGAATGCACCACGGAGCAGAAGTAGGATCTTAACAATGGCAGGCAAGAGGACAAGTAACCTTCAaagccgtgcgtgtgtgtgtgtgtgcgtgtgtgtgtgtgtgtgtgcgtgtgtgcgcgtgtgtgtgcgtgtgtgcgcgtgtgtgtgcgtgtgcgtgtgcgtgtgcgtgcgtgtgtgtgcgtgtgtgtgtgtgtgtgcgtgtgcgtgtgtgtgcgtgtgtgtgtgtgtgtgtgcgtgtgtgtgtgtgcgtgcgtgtgtgcgtgtctatAGCGACCTGCTGTTCAACCAGTTGTACTCTCGGCTGGCGGAGAACACGGTGGCGAAGGGAGTCTTTCTGGAGTCGCTGGAGTCGCACATCGTCGCCGACCGCCTCGGACTTCTCACCACGCCCATCATGAGGGACCTGCTGGCCCATTACCATGGCAACGGTATGATGGACAGCCTGGAGAGATGCATTGTGCATCTGGATGTCACCAGCCTGGACATACagcaggtatgtgtgtgtgtgtgtgtgtttcttataATGATTGTGTCCTTGGTAAAtaacacgctgtgtgtgtgtgcgtgtgtgtgtgtgtgtgtgtgtgtgtgtgtgtgcacgcgcgtgtgtgcgcaGGTGGTTCAGGTCTGTTGGGAGAATCAACTCTATGACGCAATGATCTACGTTTTCACCAGCGGGATGAACGACTACATCACGCCGATGGAGGTAAGAGCTCCGCCTCCAACACGTTCATCACGATGATGTCGGCGTTTGATCtcattaaaggaacagttcactcAAAAATGAAAACTCCATCAGAGTGTTTAGTCGAGCAAAGAAAATGGGGACTCGATTTATAATGGAAATAAGCTTAAATGTATTATGTTTAAGGTGATTTTAAACTTGGATTAGATTTGGATGGCGCCGCTGTTATTGATAACGTGCTCCTCTCCGCTGTCTTCTCATTATACGTCAGAAACTCTTTGCAGTGGTTGGCCCGCCACTTagggaggggaggagcttaATAGGTGAGTCTGGAAACTACATCCCCCAGAGGTCATAGCAGCAAATTTAAGCAtcacagggagaaaaaaaaacaaataaactagaGCCTTTAACTCTGTTCTTCATGGGATTTCGGCAGATGAGGAAGTTGTGATGGGGAACAAACTTCTGGTGTACATCAGGTGTgtttacacacgcacacacgcgcacacacacacacacacacaagcatttTATTGAAATGTAGTCCATTGATTACAGTACAAACAGATacttttaatattaatacattattttaGCGAATATTTTAATCAATATATTCTGAGGAAAAGTTTAACACAGTAACACTTGACTGTAACACTGAtatccccgtgtgtgtgtgtgtgtgtgtgtgtgtcttcgtACAGCTGCTGTCTTGCAGGAAGAGCATATCCACTCGGTGACATCCCTGAAGATCTCGTGGTTCAAGTCAAAAATCAGGTGTGtccgtgcaaacacacacacacacacacacacacacacacacgttcgtAGTGTGTAAGTGGActaattctgtgtgtgtgcgtgtgtgtgtgcgcgtgccaGGTGTTTGAGTTCCTCATCCGTCTCCATTCAGGCGAGTCATCCGAGGGCGAGGAGGTGTTCCCGTGTATCCGGACCCTCCTCCACTTTGACACCCGGGAGTTCCTCAACGTCCTCGCCATGGTGAGACGTCCATTCTGGACGGCGTTCGTCCGTCCCGGTCGGGGGGGGTTCTGATTTGTCTCTCCTCTTAGACGTTTGAAGACTTTAAGAATGACAAGCAGGCTCTGGAGTACCAGCAGAGGACCGTGGACATCTTGCTCCAGGTACCGTCGCAGCTTCCTGTGCGCGCCGCTGCGTCTTTGCATCAGCAGCCTTTCCTTTTGTCCGTCTGGTTGCCTAGGTGATGGTGGACAACCCAGACTTTACTCCGTCTCAGGTGGGCGGGCTCTTCACCTTTTTAGCGCGCCAGCTGGCCAAACCAGACAACACGCTTTTCGTGAACAGGAAGCTCTTCGACCAGGTGAGCGGTCGTCCTGGAAACGTGCAGGTTCCTGGCCAATAAACCGTTTCGCTCATCCTCTGCTCCGACCGCTGTCAGGTTCTGGAGTTCCTGTGTTGCCCTGACGACGACTCCCGACACACTGAGAGGCAGCAGGTACAGAGTGACGATGTAGTCTTTGCTGTCTCGGAGGCGGGACCGTTCCCGTGGGGATTTTTACCTGCCGTTCATTGGGACCGGTTCGCaggttctgctggagctgctgcaggtcggGGGGGTCGTCCAGTTTAACGAAGAGAGGCTGCTGGCTTTAGCGGAAAAAGCCAAGTTGTGAGTGTGGACGTCAAAAGCAGTCAAACTGAGTATGATCGTTacgttaaaacacacacaatgacgtCCGTCTTCGCCTCCAGCTACCAAATCTGTGAGTTTCTTTATGAGAAGAGACACCTGTATGACAGGATCATCGACTGCTACCTGAGGGACGACCTCAGAAAGGTCAGATCCAGCCTGATTCCTACCTCATCGAGCCGACAAAACGAGGGTGACAtctgagagagtgtgtgtgtgtgtgtgtgtgtgtgtgtgtgcgcgtgtgtgtgtgcgtgtgtcagggGGAGATCTTCAGCTACGTTCACAATCTGCTGTCCATGCCCGGCTACGCCCCCGAGGAGAAGCGAGCGGTCCGGGCCAAAGCGCTGCAGCACATGCAGGTTAAACgggaccccgcccccccggctgAATGCCGCTGAGTCGAGTTCGAGTCCCGGTTTAAACGCTCTGACGTCTCCTCACAGGAGCTGGCGACGCTCAGTGCCTCCAGATCGGCAGAATTAGTGGCGTTTCACTTCGATGAAGACGTCCGGAGCGTCCTCTCTGAGTTTCAGGTGAGGCTGAGCGGCGGCAGATACCTGCCGTACACCTGAACatggctgcctgtctgtctggatgtCTCACTGGCTGCGCCCGTCTTCCTCTCATTAGGACGACGGGTTGCTTTTCAGGTTcctctgctgtctcctggaGCCGCGGTACGTCAGTGATCTTCCTCTACCGGTAGCATTTTCCCTaaatccatccctccatcttgttctcacctcctcctcgcctctcaTCCACGCCGTTATTCAGGGAAGGACAACGTCCGGAGGCCGCCTGGCCCCTGGATCCTGACCTCCACGAGCTTCAGCTGGACCTACTGAGCCGCTTCGCCCCCCAGGAGCTCCTGGGCTTCCTTCAGGCCTCCCAGCACTACAGGCTGGAGGAGGCCATACAGGTGCAGGGGGTTTGTTTTCACCTGGCTTTGTGACGAGACGATCCACCAACCCCACGCTCTGCTCCAGATTACACAGAGGCACCGCCACAATAAGGCCACGGCTTACCTGCTGGAGAAGAAGGGAGACGTTCAGGGAGCGTTTGCTGTCTTGTTAGCGGTAACTGTTTAAACGTTCGCGTTTAAAAAGAACTCGAGTACAGCGAATGTACTTCATACGCCGCCGCTCTTCCCGTCTCTCTGCAGACGCTGAAGGAAAAGCTGACTCTCCTCACCGCCGAGAGCGACGGAGGAGGCACGAGAGGAGGCGCAGGACAAACCGAAGAGGAGACGGACGGTGAACCGACACTGGCGGCGGTCAAGGAGGCGCTGGATGACATCGTCGCCTTGTGTCGCCGAAGCTCGCAGAACCTctatcagcagcagagagaggtaGCGTctgagtttggggggggggcgggggaggtgAACGGCGCCGGCTCACTCCGGACGCTCTCCTCGCAGGTTCTGTGGTTTCCGCTCCTGGAGACGATGATGGACTCGCAGAGACAAGTGAAGGGGCTCCACGCCAAACACACGTTTCACGGTAAGCGCACACACGCTTGTGACACGCCCTGACAGTGAGGCTGgttaagatgatgatgatgatgatgatgtttgctTGTGTGCCAGTGCTGAAGGAACTGACGATGAAGGTTCTCAACAGCATGAGCAGCTTCATTCCTCTTCCTGCCATCATTCAGCGGATactccaggtgtgtgtttctgttggtTCAGCCTCCcagacctggactgtttcatagcgtggacctggactgtttcatagcgtggacctggactgtttcatagcgtggacctggactATTTCatagcgtggacctggactATTTCatagcgtggacctggactgtttcattgcgtggacctggactgtttcatagcgtggacctggactATTTCatagcgtggacctggactATTTCatagcgtggacctggactgtttcatagcgtggacctggactgtttcattgcgtggacctggactgtttcattgcgtggacctggactgtttcatagcgtggacctggactgtttcatagCGTGGACCTGCACTGTTTCATAGCgtagacctggactgtttcattgcgtggacctggactgtttcatagcgtggacctggactgtttcattgcgtggacctggactgtttcatagCGGTGACCTGGACTGTTTAatagcgtggacctggactgtttcattgCGTGGACCTGCACTGTTTCatagcgtggacctggactgtttcacagcgtggacctggactgtttcattgCGTGGACCTGGACTATTTCatagcgtggacctggactATTTCatagcgtggacctggactgtttcattgcgtggacctggactgtttcatagcgtggacctggactATTTCatagcgtggacctggactATTTCatagcgtggacctggactgtttcatagcgtggacctggactgtttcatt
Above is a window of Brachionichthys hirsutus isolate HB-005 chromosome 7, CSIRO-AGI_Bhir_v1, whole genome shotgun sequence DNA encoding:
- the vps8 gene encoding vacuolar protein sorting-associated protein 8 homolog: MTDSPDASSLVSASSQLNLMEVDAIDDKEFDIPQVDTPPTLESILNELEDEEDPFVLEDTCVLNVDNMDTHSCDTSSLASSDSGDPAHLKRRRRTVDLNPTVHGSVLRHSLLKGISAQIVSAADKVDAGLPTAITMSGVIAVGTSHGLALVFDTNQALRLCLGTKATGAEFGAVSALSINRDCSRLLCGFAKGQITMWDLANGKLLRTIDDAHPPGTAILHVKFTDDPTLAVCNDSGGSVFELAFRRVMGMRSCDSRCLFSGSKGEVCSVEPLHAPPDFRDHPITHYCLLAMASLTKILVIGLKPSLKVWMTFPYSKSDPSSVPQMAWQFVPVQKKVNPILAFCKGDTVHFLLVSKEETGTIHVIKQRQLHLSCDIISLSWINSRTLVLVDSHEKLQVADRPSQEVLETLDLEQVQLVYNSRHFKSLATGGNVSQALALVGEKACYQSVSSYAGQIVYLGTKSAHIMTLRNWRERIDCMLKQEHFVQALSLAWSFHEGTAKAVLGLFGDPAKRKRVVADKMVEIVFQFAEFALKKCPEHGKIQVMEQHFHDLVPFMVDHCLLLQRPDLLFNQLYSRLAENTVAKGVFLESLESHIVADRLGLLTTPIMRDLLAHYHGNGMMDSLERCIVHLDVTSLDIQQVVQVCWENQLYDAMIYVFTSGMNDYITPMEKLFAVVGPPLREGRSLIDEEVVMGNKLLVYISCCLAGRAYPLGDIPEDLVVQVKNQVFEFLIRLHSGESSEGEEVFPCIRTLLHFDTREFLNVLAMTFEDFKNDKQALEYQQRTVDILLQVMVDNPDFTPSQVGGLFTFLARQLAKPDNTLFVNRKLFDQVLEFLCCPDDDSRHTERQQVLLELLQVGGVVQFNEERLLALAEKAKFYQICEFLYEKRHLYDRIIDCYLRDDLRKGEIFSYVHNLLSMPGYAPEEKRAVRAKALQHMQELATLSASRSAELVAFHFDEDVRSVLSEFQDDGLLFRFLCCLLEPREGQRPEAAWPLDPDLHELQLDLLSRFAPQELLGFLQASQHYRLEEAIQITQRHRHNKATAYLLEKKGDVQGAFAVLLATLKEKLTLLTAESDGGGTRGGAGQTEEETDGEPTLAAVKEALDDIVALCRRSSQNLYQQQREVLWFPLLETMMDSQRQVKGLHAKHTFHVLKELTMKVLNSMSSFIPLPAIIQRILQDPVYGKGKLAEIQGLILGMLDTFTYEQTLLETTTSLLNHDLHWSLAHLRAAVTRGLHPRQDYCNICLQQYKRRQDSPEEIIVFSCGHLYHFQCLQQKDGGRGLASAPPQQPLSCYKCSSSKGGRSGPSAEPGRGRSASLAQTRVTSVRLDGQAETGGKKVFVGAALDPQQEQSWDQLRSLYRGPSRLSILSELSHGHRNERTGFLITSQSGAENSQLKLSPPPLLEE